From the genome of Fusobacterium sp. IOR10:
TGTTGAATTAGATAGCTTTGAAACTCCTCCAGATGGATATATCTTTGATGATATTAGAAATTGCAGAAAATTTTATAAAGAAGAAACTTATTCTAAAGCTATTCAAGCTAAGGCAATATTAAACTGGGATAGAACCCATAGATATTGTGGAGTATGTGGGGAAGAACTCCCTTCTATGAAGGAAGATAAATCTAAACTTTGCCCAAATTGCAGACAATTATTATTTCCAGAGATAGCTTGTGCTATAATAGTTGGAATAACTAAGGGAGATAAACTTTTACTAGCTCATAACACTAATTTTTTAAAGGACAGATATAGTGTAATCGCTGGTTTTGTTGAACTTGGAGAAACCCTTGAAGAAGCTGTTAGAAGAGAAATTAAAGAGGAAGTAAATATAAATGTTAAAAACATAAAATATTTTGGATCACAGTCTTGGCCATTTCCTAGTTCTATGATGTTTGGTTTTACTGCTGAATATGAAAGTGGAGAAATAACCCCTGATGGATTGGAAATTCAAACAGGAGATTGGTTCTCCAAGGATAATATCCCTCATATTCCACCTCATGGAAGTATTTCTAGAGAAATAATTGGTCATTGCCTAAATCTTAAAGAAAATAATTAAATAAAAAGGACCGTTATAAAAACGGTCCTTTTTTTAGGGTAATATCTATAATTGAGATAAGCTTTATTTAATAATTAATCTTCCCAACATTCAGCATGTTTTAAGCCAGGTATTGAACTTGCTTTGAATACAGGATCCAAACCTTTTTTCTTTTGAACTTGATAATCTTTTATTACAGCAAATGCAATTTTTGAAAGGGATAATATAGTTACCAAATTCATTATTGCCATTAATCCCATAAATAAATCTGCAAGGTCCCAAACAATTTGGATTTTAGCAACGCAACCAAACATAACCATTGCAACAACTAATATTCTATAAGCTCTTAGCCAATGTTTATTG
Proteins encoded in this window:
- the nudC gene encoding NAD(+) diphosphatase; amino-acid sequence: MELYIYTGNKLMRKVNDNNLIVPSEKEFSIDRDFKFQPFKLNDKIDSYLVELDSFETPPDGYIFDDIRNCRKFYKEETYSKAIQAKAILNWDRTHRYCGVCGEELPSMKEDKSKLCPNCRQLLFPEIACAIIVGITKGDKLLLAHNTNFLKDRYSVIAGFVELGETLEEAVRREIKEEVNINVKNIKYFGSQSWPFPSSMMFGFTAEYESGEITPDGLEIQTGDWFSKDNIPHIPPHGSISREIIGHCLNLKENN